A window of the Thunnus albacares chromosome 15, fThuAlb1.1, whole genome shotgun sequence genome harbors these coding sequences:
- the si:dkey-196h17.9 gene encoding exocyst complex component 3 encodes MVKRWKLGRRSNDSRRPLIENNNNDIQEGGDQAGEGYDNPSTQNIFNTIEEQRLQFERDLTFQELAELLKVAPDTISVGSDTSENGSCCAIRNSGQEKQQSVVQLIQRSVYQHFPTPPAELDKNLQRHLLEVETAVHTELARLAPLFKSKGLIGYLLDCYHRQISDHLHGLLQHISTSKNSFMLLKWVLHTYLSQDLLGAASPQEVDHIKDVDLMLFTELAAKAKDKLLEIVQKEVSVSLEKILQNERSQEGCDSDEAFIQMNVDTIQCIDAMYKGAQTINKTVSDRVQDVCFQELLVFVRRYNTEQTEILRKQTDKAEPDIIHFLKTLQTCGALKQHVQTKSQDIKTSLVKDTVETLQEMEDLTLKLLLEIVADFTESHLKKYFKKENKQFFLLTEEVKTRFPKLLCCQDVLERVMDETYKLIIHLYFKNLVQSNQSKLRRCWGSNVGQQVTQDAELLHHIISDMAPGVKQWNRILLKITETLECEDNDALKIVVASMQQKCITKSCRKDLELLLRWKGLSKREVREVLEALPDHQPKHGSVSWYRCFICC; translated from the exons atggtgaaaaggTGGAAATTGGGAAGAAGGAGCAATGATAGCAGGAGACCTTTAATagagaacaacaacaatgacataCAGGAAG GAGGTGACCAGGCAGGTGAGGGGTACGACAACCCTTCAACTCAGAACATCTTCAACACCATCGAGGAACAGCGTTTGCAGTTTGAGAGAGATCTCACGTTTCAGGAACTAGCTGAGCTTCTTAAGGTGGCCCCTGACACCATCTCTGTGGGGTCTGACACCTCTGAGAATGGATCTTGTTGTGCAATCCGTAACTCGGGACAGGAGAAGCAGCAGAGTGTCGTTCAACTGATACAAAGATCCGTGTACCAGCACTTTCCGACGCCACCAGCAGAGCTGGACAAGAACCTTCAGCGGCACCTGTTGGAAGTGGAGACGGCTGTCCACACTGAGCTTGCCAGGCTGGCTCCCCTGTTTAAATCTAAAGGGTTGATTGGATATCTGCTCGACTGCTACCATCGTCAGATATCTGATCACTTGCATGGTCTACTCCAGCACATCAGCACCTCCAAGAACTCCTTCATGCTGTTGAAGTGGGTCCTACACACATATCTGAG TCAGGACCTGCTGGGCGCTGCTTCCCCACAAGAAGTGGATCACATCAAAGATGTCGACCTCATGCTGTTCACAGAGTTGGCAGCAAAAGCAAAGGACAAACTGCTTGAAATTGTGCAG AAAGAGGTCAGCGTGTCTCTGGAGAAAATCCTGCAGAACGAGAGAAGCCAAGAAGGCTGCGATAGTGACGAAgctttcattcaaatgaatgtggACACTATCCAG TGCATCGATGCCATGTACAAAGGTGCACAAACAATCAACAAAACAGTGTCCGACCGTGTGCAGGACGTTTGTTTCCAGGAACTGCTGGTGTTTGTGAGGAG GTACAACACCGAGCAGACTGAGATCcttagaaaacaaacagataagGCCGAGCCAGACATCATACACTTCCTGAAGACTTTGCAAACCTGTGGAGCACTCAA GCAGCACGTCCAGACCAAAAGTCAAGACATCAAAACGTCCCTTGTTAAGGACACTGTGGAAACGCTTCAAGAGATGGAGGATTTGACTTTGAAGCTCCTGTTGGAGATTGTTGCTGACTTCACAGAG AGCCACCTTAAGAAGTACTTCAAAAAGGAGAACAAGCAATTCTTCTTGTTGACGGAAGAAGTAAAGACGCGTTTCCCCAAACTGTTGTGTTGTCAGGATGTACTAGAG agAGTGATGGATGAGACTTATAAGCTCATCATTCACCTTTACTTCAAAAATCTTGTCCAAAGCAACCAGAGCAAGCTGAGGAGGTGCTGGGGCTCTAACGTTGGGCAACAAGTGACTCAAGATGCTGAGCTGCTTCACCACATCATCTCAGACATG GCCCCTGGTGTCAAACAGTGGAACCGCATTCTGCTGAAAATCACAGAAACATTGGAGTGCGAGGACAACGATGCACTGAAGATCGTAGTTGCGAGCATGCAGCAGAAATGTATCACAAAGAG CTGCAGAAAGGACCTGGAGCTCCTACTGCGATGGAAAGGTCTCTCTAAACGAGAGGTCAGAGAGGTGCTGGAGGCCCTTCCTGACCACCAACCCAAACATGGATCTGTATCCTGGTATAGATGTTTTATCTGCTGTTGA